A single region of the Cucumis melo cultivar AY chromosome 3, USDA_Cmelo_AY_1.0, whole genome shotgun sequence genome encodes:
- the LOC127148729 gene encoding probable carbohydrate esterase At4g34215 yields the protein MAGRGGVVCPDLCLKNCTWDRVIPQPSQSQPSILRFTVDFKWEEAREPLHWDIDPSKTNGVGPEMAFANQVYAMASQSVGVTGLVPCAIGGTQLKTWLKGTDRYTSLIGRINASLESRGNLGGFIWFQGNQMQLRG from the coding sequence ATGGCCGGTCGAGGAGGAGTTGTTTGTCCTGATTTGTGCTTAAAAAATTGTACTTGGGATAGAGTTATCCCTCAACCGTCTCAATCACAACCCTCCATTTTAAGGTTTACTGTTGACTTTAAATGGGAGGAAGCTCGAGAGCCCCTCCACTGGGACATTGACCCCTCAAAAACTAATGGGGTGGGTCCTGAAATGGCATTTGCGAATCAAGTCTATGCAATGGCTAGCCAAAGTGTTGGCGTCACTGGCCTTGTCCCTTGTGCTATTGGTGGAACTCAATTGAAAACTTGGCTTAAAGGAACCGATAGGTACACAAGCTTGATCGGGCGTATTAATGCTTCTTTAGAGTCGAGGGGCAACCTTGGAGGCTTTATTTGGTTTCAAGGGAATCAGATGCAGCTTCGAGGGTAG